In one Drosophila sechellia strain sech25 unplaced genomic scaffold, ASM438219v1 Y_20, whole genome shotgun sequence genomic region, the following are encoded:
- the LOC116803412 gene encoding uncharacterized protein LOC116803412: MAAILLVTPTPRPAAFSWPGIPGSSYGRIPQGRHRIACRTDTGIDSATQRPPIPLPLPLLLLLHLGKDPIEAEAPSNKAGFATPSLSSELKASHWSRIFKFQGLQLLHSGPPGMVGVGSELFSTPLGPCLHCCWPYCCCCCCLGWTASVASITTADGSSGAEESQIPRSERRDGFSITPGGSFKYAAIQPS, from the exons ATGGCTGCGATTTTGCTGGTGACGCCCACGCCCAGGCCCGCTGCCTTCTCCTGGCCAGGCATTCCAGGCAGTTCCTATGGACGCATACCGCAAGGACGGCATCGCATCGCCTGCAGGACCGATACTGGGATTGACTCAGCCACGCAGAGACCGCCGATACCATTGCCGTTGCcgttgctgctactgctgcatctggggaaaGATCCCATCGAAGCTGAAGCACCGTCTAATAAAGCCGGATTTGCAACACCGTCGTTGAGCTCGGAGCTGAAAGCATCGCATTGGAGTCGGATCTTCAAATTCCAGGGACTTCAGCTCCTTCATTCAGGGCCTCCAGGAATGGTGGGTGTGGGCAGCGAGCTGTTTAGCACACCACTTGGTCCCTGCCTCCACTGTTGCTGGCCttactgctgttgttgttgctgtcttG GTTGGACCGCCAGTGTGGCGTCCATTACAACAGCAGATGGATCATCAGGAGCCGAAGAGTCGCAGATCCCTCGGTCGGAAAGGAGAGATGGATTTTCAATCACGCCAGGAGGGTCATTTAAATACgcagccatccagccatcATAA